In Epilithonimonas zeae, a single window of DNA contains:
- a CDS encoding energy transducer TonB: MRAFLLIISLLISNVAFSQSETTKTSTLADSKAEFPGGQDAFRKEFMKMVHAYVDITAYAVNGKFSFIITIDEKGKMSEMKIYPKVRNDEEFKQDMNFAMKRIKKKWKPAITNGVPVSSNIIFDINFTSEHSNEEY; this comes from the coding sequence ATGAGAGCTTTTTTATTGATAATTTCTTTATTGATCAGCAATGTCGCTTTTTCACAATCCGAAACAACCAAAACCTCAACATTAGCAGATTCAAAAGCAGAATTCCCCGGCGGGCAAGATGCCTTCCGCAAAGAATTTATGAAAATGGTTCACGCTTATGTTGATATTACGGCTTACGCTGTGAACGGAAAATTTTCTTTTATCATTACCATTGACGAAAAAGGGAAAATGAGCGAGATGAAAATCTATCCAAAAGTCAGAAACGATGAAGAATTCAAACAGGATATGAATTTTGCGATGAAACGTATTAAGAAAAAATGGAAACCGGCAATCACAAATGGTGTTCCTGTGAGCTCTAATATTATTTTTGATATCAATTTTACGTCTGAACATTCTAATGAGGAGTATTAA
- a CDS encoding DUF1990 family protein translates to MKVYLSNQKNKFKKHLEDLKSKNVMIYDKSKLVEKITQISIDTGKTIDEIDLEFLIDYNIFPSNILIFTTQWNDENREMKVGDTILQQVFLPPIKSFSQKIIFGVRIKEIINEENKKGFSYETLEDHVEKGISTFTIEKLNQKIIFKIHTFSIPGNIFSKLLAPIFSIPYQTYCTKQALENVKQQVENQ, encoded by the coding sequence ATGAAAGTTTATTTATCAAATCAGAAAAATAAATTCAAAAAGCATTTAGAAGATTTGAAATCTAAAAATGTGATGATTTATGATAAATCTAAACTGGTCGAAAAAATCACTCAAATATCGATTGATACAGGAAAGACTATTGATGAAATTGATTTAGAATTTCTTATCGATTATAATATTTTCCCAAGCAATATTTTGATTTTCACAACTCAATGGAACGATGAAAATCGAGAAATGAAAGTTGGCGATACAATTCTTCAACAAGTTTTCTTACCACCAATAAAATCTTTTTCACAGAAGATAATTTTCGGAGTCAGAATCAAAGAGATCATTAATGAAGAAAATAAAAAAGGTTTCAGTTACGAAACGTTGGAAGATCACGTAGAAAAAGGAATTTCAACATTTACAATTGAAAAATTGAATCAAAAAATCATTTTCAAAATTCATACATTTTCAATACCTGGAAATATATTCTCAAAATTATTGGCGCCAATATTTTCAATTCCTTATCAAACTTATTGTACAAAACAAGCTTTGGAAAATGTGAAGCAACAAGTTGAAAATCAATAA
- a CDS encoding alpha/beta fold hydrolase: MENKLQHLQTLHFTTQVGKVYDIPLSYQLFGKELYSAPIILINHALTGNSDVAGENGWWKTLVGEGKVIDTNQFTIICFNIPGNGFDGYFIDDYENFIVQDIAKIFIEGLKLLKIEKLFALVGGSVGGSIGWEMLALENNLAERFIPIATDFKTSDWLHSQCLVQKYLLESEEKPLEKARVHAMLCYRTPQSLNSRFKRETDSEKQILKSHDWLNFHGNRLNERFSLKAYKLVNHLLMNINGKENELENINAEIHLVSVDSDLFYPAFEIKNTYDFLKHKNKNVQYHEIKSIHGHDAFLMEYEQLNTILTPLFLN; encoded by the coding sequence TTGGAAAATAAGTTACAACATCTTCAGACATTACATTTCACGACACAAGTCGGAAAGGTTTATGATATTCCATTAAGCTATCAGCTTTTTGGAAAAGAACTGTATTCTGCTCCTATCATTCTGATAAACCACGCTTTGACAGGAAATTCTGACGTTGCAGGAGAAAACGGCTGGTGGAAAACCTTGGTCGGAGAGGGAAAAGTTATCGACACAAACCAATTTACAATAATTTGTTTCAACATTCCAGGAAACGGTTTCGACGGCTATTTCATTGATGATTACGAAAACTTTATCGTTCAAGATATCGCCAAAATTTTCATCGAAGGGTTAAAACTTCTGAAAATTGAAAAACTTTTCGCTTTGGTTGGCGGTTCGGTTGGCGGTTCTATTGGTTGGGAAATGCTCGCTTTGGAAAATAATTTAGCAGAGAGATTTATTCCTATTGCAACAGATTTCAAAACCTCGGATTGGTTGCATTCTCAATGCTTGGTTCAAAAATATCTTTTGGAATCGGAAGAAAAACCATTGGAAAAAGCCAGAGTTCACGCAATGTTATGTTACAGAACACCCCAATCTCTCAACTCAAGATTCAAAAGAGAAACCGATAGTGAAAAGCAGATTTTGAAATCCCACGACTGGCTCAATTTCCACGGAAACCGATTAAACGAAAGATTTAGTTTAAAAGCATACAAACTCGTTAATCATCTTCTGATGAATATCAATGGGAAGGAAAATGAACTGGAAAATATCAATGCAGAAATCCATTTGGTTTCGGTTGACTCAGACCTTTTTTATCCGGCTTTTGAGATTAAAAACACTTACGATTTTTTAAAACATAAAAACAAAAACGTTCAGTACCACGAAATCAAATCCATCCATGGACACGATGCTTTCCTGATGGAATACGAACAACTGAACACAATTTTAACACCTCTATTTTTGAACTGA
- a CDS encoding glucose 1-dehydrogenase, which translates to MEINLNKQVAIVTGSSSGIGKGIAISLAKSGAITIVNHSSENSRTEAEDTLKTIEENGGEGFIIQCDVSKEDQVQEMFKTTIEKYGTVDILINNAGLQQDAAFIDMTLAQWQKVIDVNLTGHFLCSREAIREFLKRGMNDKSKALGKIINISSVHETIPWAGHANYASSKGALRMLMQTLAQEYGKQKIRVNNICPGAIQTPINKSAWDNEKSLDALMTLIPYDRIGQPEDIGNLAVFLASDYSDYITGASIYVDGGMTTLESFADNG; encoded by the coding sequence ATGGAAATCAATCTTAATAAACAAGTCGCCATCGTAACGGGTTCCAGCAGCGGAATCGGGAAAGGAATAGCAATCAGTCTGGCAAAATCCGGCGCAATCACTATAGTTAATCATTCATCTGAAAATTCTCGAACAGAAGCGGAAGACACTTTGAAAACCATTGAGGAAAATGGTGGTGAAGGTTTTATTATTCAATGTGATGTGAGCAAGGAAGACCAGGTTCAGGAAATGTTCAAAACCACGATTGAAAAATATGGAACTGTAGATATTCTTATAAATAATGCTGGTTTGCAACAAGATGCGGCTTTTATTGATATGACTTTGGCGCAATGGCAAAAAGTAATTGACGTGAATCTTACAGGTCATTTTCTGTGCTCAAGAGAAGCTATTAGAGAATTTTTGAAACGTGGAATGAATGACAAATCGAAAGCTTTGGGGAAAATCATTAATATCAGCAGTGTTCACGAGACGATTCCGTGGGCTGGACACGCAAATTATGCTTCTAGTAAAGGTGCATTGAGAATGCTGATGCAAACTTTAGCGCAGGAATATGGAAAGCAAAAAATCCGTGTGAATAATATTTGTCCGGGCGCCATCCAAACGCCAATCAATAAATCTGCTTGGGATAATGAAAAATCTTTGGATGCGCTGATGACGCTGATTCCGTACGATAGAATCGGGCAACCGGAAGACATTGGAAATTTAGCCGTATTTTTGGCGAGTGATTATTCGGATTACATTACGGGAGCGAGTATTTATGTGGATGGTGGAATGACGACGTTGGAAAGTTTTGCGGATAACGGGTAA
- a CDS encoding OsmC family protein, with protein MKITLNRINDDFLFECSNEQGNSILLDNTTLPNAKGVSPMQSVLMAVAGCSGIDVVSILKKQRQTITDFKAEVEGERVQVDEAKPFKSIKVKFFLEGEIDPKKAKKAAELSFEKYCSVSKTLEPNVEITYEVSVNGEIVE; from the coding sequence ATGAAAATTACACTTAATAGAATCAATGATGATTTTTTGTTTGAATGTTCCAACGAACAAGGAAATTCTATCTTACTAGACAATACGACTTTACCAAATGCAAAAGGAGTTTCTCCAATGCAATCGGTTCTGATGGCGGTTGCTGGCTGTAGCGGGATTGATGTAGTTTCGATTCTGAAAAAACAACGTCAGACAATTACAGATTTCAAAGCGGAAGTGGAAGGTGAAAGAGTTCAGGTAGATGAAGCAAAACCTTTCAAATCTATCAAAGTAAAGTTTTTCCTAGAAGGTGAAATTGACCCAAAAAAAGCAAAAAAAGCAGCTGAATTATCTTTCGAAAAATATTGCTCGGTTTCCAAAACGCTTGAGCCAAATGTTGAAATCACTTATGAAGTCAGCGTGAATGGTGAAATTGTAGAATAG